Genomic DNA from Caloenas nicobarica isolate bCalNic1 chromosome 3, bCalNic1.hap1, whole genome shotgun sequence:
GGCACAGATTATTCCGCTCGCTCCCCTCTTTTTGAGGTGCACGGTGCTGATCTCTAAGTTGTCATCCCCAAAACACTGAGATTTTGCAGTTCAAATACAGTTTCTGATTTCAGCTGCACGatgtttcctgcagctgtggagATCGGCGCTTGAACAAGCGAAGCAGCACAGCGCCGAGGAGAGATCCCCTGCAACAGACACCCCCAAAGTCTCAGGAAAACATCGATTTCAAGAACCAAATGGGGCCACGGGGAATATTTGCCCGTCGAGGTGACTCCCCGTGGGCAGGGGAGCTCGGAGAGATGCGTTTCCAAGGAAAGGCCGGGCGGTCACTGAGCTCCATCCAAGCGTTTACCCGTGCTGCCAAAGGAGCCGAACGCTTTGTGCAGGGCCAGGCGGCGAAACAGGTCCGAGTGCGCTGCTGCCGTCTCTGCGAGGGCTGCAGGAGCATCCGCTGGAGACAAAGCGATagttaaaagggaaagaaacaccATTTTACCAGCGTACGTACAACTGTTGGCTTCTCTTTCATCCCTCGGGAGTCTTGCGCTCGCCCTCACCATGCAGTATTTTTTCTCATAacccttctctctccttcccaagCCTGCGCATCCTGCAAACCCCACGGGATTTGATGGCTGTGGAAAGCGCAAGCGCCTTAAGAAACACCCACAGCTGAAGGGTGAGGACAGTAACGTGGGAGCCTCAGCCACGCAGCTGCTCTCTGAGCCcagaaaaaacctgaaatttagaatcatagaatcattttcattggaagagaccctcaagatcattgacCACTTACATGCAGAGGAAACGATGACTTCGGTGGGGAGGCTGCAACAGAGATCTCCGTAAAGCAGCCTCGCGTTGAACGGAAAGGTCTCGCTTTTACTTGACGGGTTGTAATTAAAGACCAGCAAGTTACACAAGGAGTTTCTCTGCATGGTTCCTTCTATCTGATCTGAAAAGTGCTCCTGGAGGGACAAACGCATGAAAGTTAGGAAGAGAGAATAGCAGGGTAGGACGGGGAGCTCGctgagctccagcccagcatgtCTCTATACTCTGGGGTGGCCGTGTGGGAaagacttttaaataaaataatgcttgGGCACATCTTGAGCCACGTGCTCCAGGGGCTTTTTACAACATTTCAGCTGAGGGACCTCCGGAGAGGAGGACAGCTTTGCATTTGACAGTAAATTTTTAACGAGTAAGACATCCAAGTAGGTGATAATTGAcagaacagacaaaacaaacagagTTTATAGTCACACAATAATTTGTGAAGTTCTAAAAAAGCAGAACTGTGAGTGctccaaagagagaaaacagtccAGATTCCCTCCAGCACTCGTAACGCTTGGTACATCAAAGGGAAAAGGATAGTGACCAGCACCATTACAGCCACCGGTACCTGTAACTGGTCTGCCTGGTACCTCCTCCCTACGTAAGCGTTCAGGTGGTCGGACAGCACGGACAAGAAGCGCCTGATGTCTGTCTGCAAGTACTTCTTGGCGATCTGCTCCAGGGGGATGAAGATGGGAATGGAGTGGTGGTGAATCCGCACTTGTGGCTCGGTGAGCAGATCCAGGTGGTAGGAATCCAAGTAGGTGCCCTCGTAAGCCGTGCTGATGCAGAAACACACGCCCTGCTTGGTCAGCTTCCCACTGATCCCTtgggggagagagagggttTACTCAGTGCTGCTCtcatcagagaatcacagaatcattttggtagGAAAAGGTCCttaagatcaccgagtccaaccgttcACCCACctctggcactgccccgtgtcccgaGAACCTCATccccgtctgtccaacccctccagggatggtgactccagcactgccctgggcagcctgttccaatgccccacagccctttggggaagaaattgttccccacatccaacctcaacctcccctggcgcaacttgaggccgtttcctctggtcctggcgcttgttcctggggagcagagcccgaccccccctggctccaagctcctttcaggcaggtcagagatcagaaggtctcccctcagctcctgttctccagctgaacccccagctccctcagctgctcccatcacacttgtgctccagccccttctccagctccattcccttctctcaactcgctccagcacaTCAAGGGCTTTCctgtagcgaggggcccaaaactgcccccaggattggaggtttggcctcaaCAGAATGATACAGTTCAGTAAATAATAGACCCTGCAACATCCCAGAGGCCTCCTGTGAAAGGCAGGGAATTATAAGGTTATGGCTCTTCCGATGTTTTGAGACTCTAAAGGCTCCAAGCATAACAGCAGCATTAAcagggaatcatagaatcccagaatagtttgggttgaagggaccttcccagctcccccagtgccacccttgccatgggcagggacatctgcaccagctcaggttgctcagagacccgtccagcctggcctgggatgtctccagggatggttcatccaccacctctccgggTACCTGGgtcaggctctcaccaccctcagcgtaaacaatttcttcctcatgtctggcctgaatctcccctcttttactttaaaaccattgcGCTTCACATCAGGCTAATTTTCCTCAACTTAGCACCCCAGAAATGCAGCCGTTGGCAGAGCGCACACAAATCTCGAGATGTTACCTGTGAGGTAAAAGACCTGCAGCGTGGACTTAACTTTTCTAATCTTCCACTCTAAAACAGCCTGAGcactgtgctgtgctggatcTGACATGGCTCCTCTTTTCCCAAGTTGCtacaaaaggcagaagagaggtCAGAAACCACTGGCATGAATGTGTCACCTGCACTCAGGCTACCGAGAAATAATAAACAGCTCTGGGGAAAGCGAGACGGCGTTTCAAGCAGAATAGGGGAGAAAtgaacaggagaggagaaaaactcAAGCGAAGAATTCAGAAGTGGCCACACGACCTCCAAGCACGTAGACCCAGCAGCTCTGGACCACACAGTACTGAAAACAGGGGACACCAGGACTGTACGTcacttaaaaagggaaaagttaaACGTAGGAGTTGGCTCTGCATGAATAAGTTCAATAAATCCAGGTTCTGAGAGCCAGAGCGcaccagagccctctgccagGTCTCTGTGGGAGCCTTTTCTCACCCCCTGTTCCTGCAGCTCCACTTTAGCCCGCAGCTCATCCCGCTGCTGTCGCAGCTCCTGCACTCTTGCTTCCAGCCTGGCCAGCTGCTCTTTCCGCTGCTCCGCGGCCGCTTGCTTCATGGCTGCCTCGCGAGCCCGCGCTTCCAGCATCTCCAGGTGAGCGAACACCCCTGTGAGGAAAAGCACGAAATGCTCAAAAATCTAGGCTACGATTGTTCACGGTCTGCACTGGTTCCATGCAGATACATAAAGAAACCGCTtacaacagcttttcaaagagGCAGAGGACAAGCAAACATCTGGCAAAGAAGCTTTTGGGAATTTTAAATAGTGAGGCTGAACGCCAGCAGACCCTAAACGCTGCCCcacacagaatcccagcctggttggggttgaagggacctctggagatcccaaagcccaatccccctgctcatgcagggtcaccagagcagatcacacaggtcggtccaggcaggtttgaacatctccagagaaggagactccacacccgctctgggcagcctgggccaggctctggcacctcccagcaaagaagtttctcctcatgttcacatggaccctcctgtgtttcagtctgtgcccgttgcccctcaccctggcgttgggcaccactgaacagtctgctccatcctctgacacccaccctgagatattgatcccattgagcagatccctctcagcttctcttctccagctcaacagccccagctctctcagtgtctcctcatcacaaagatgctccagacccctcagcatctttgtgtccctctgctggactccctccagtaattccttgtccttcttcaactggggagcccagaactggacatacAACcccagatggggcctcaccagggcagacaCCAGCAAGCTGAGCTCCTGAGGAGCAGAACAAGCAACCAAACACACCCTAAATTAGCTGAGAGCGACTCAAGACAGGACTCAACGAGCCAGGGGGTCACGTCTGTCCCCCAGCCTTTCAGGGTTCactcctgcagcaggacacactTTGCACTGGGCTGTCCCACACCCCACACCCCACAGCTCACCCCCTAGTGAATGCGctttcccttcctccatccTTCCTCGCCACTCTCCTGCAAGTGGGCAGGTGGGTGTcagcccccccggccgggcTCTGTCACTTGAGATGCAGAAATGACGTGGGGACAGCGACAGCTCTTCCTTGGGGGgaccttcctcttcttccagagaccttcttcttcctcagggggctttcctcttcctccagaaatttttcttctccccagggaccttcctcttcctttgcgAACCTTCCTTGTCCTCCTGGTGCTGCACCAGGACTCCAAGAAGTGCCGAGGGCAGGTCTGGCACCTTGTCCAGCGCCACACGCAGACAATCCCACTGAAAAGACACGTTATAACTCCCCATTTTCTATGAGCTCCAACCCCCATTTTCTATTAGCCTCCACTCTTCACATCAGCCCCATAAAGAAACCCCTCAGGGTGAAGGCACGGACAAGATTGAGTGGCCTCGGCCAGAAGGATGAGCCACCACAGACCTGGGGGGTgacaggaggtgctggggggtgaCAGGAGGCGCTGGGCAGGGGGTTAGTAACCTAAACACTGAAACTAGTAACATGAAAGTCTGAAGGAGGCTTCCAATTTTACCTAAATGCTACTCTAAAGGatgcaataaaacaaacaaacaaacaaacacacacaccacacacagagaaaacccAACACCAAACTAAAAATGTAACAACCTGTCAGAGAATTACTGCTGGGCAAATAGTTGGCCGATCATGAGTCCGAACACCTGTTAATCCATTAAAAACTGCAATAATACCATTGCCACCTTTTATTATAGATTTCTTCGTTTAAATGGCTGGTCTTCCCACtgacagctatttttaaaaaacaaaggctATTCAATGCAAGTTTGCAAAATTACGTTGATTTTAAGAGTAACGCAtcagtttatatatttatatgaagCATTGAcatctttcacttttttttttttttaaaagacaggaaGATACCGAGAAGATTAAAGATGAAGGACTATCCAGGAGCCCTCGGGGCGGGGGAACAGGAGGCCCTGAGGGGTGACGGGGGCCCTGAGGGGTGACGTGGGGCCCTGAGGGGTGACGGGGGGCCCTGAGGGGTGACGGGGGTCCCCGGGGTCTCCCCACACGGacgggccgggctgggccgcgACCCCCGGGGTCTCCGCCGAGGGGGACGGGGACGATGGGGGAGCTGAGCAGCGGGGGGCTTGAGGGGACCCCGCCGAGGGGCTGGGGGCGCAGGGGCCGGACCCCCCCGGGCCGGTTCCCCACCGGCTCCGCACTCACCACAGCAACCGCCGCTCGAACTGCGCGCCTCAACGCCGCCGGAAGGACGTTTAGCCGTACAACAACATGGCGGCGGCGCTGCCTCCCGACTTCCGGCCGCgtcccccccgcctcccccccgcTCTCCCCAGCAGGCTTTGCGGGCGCCGTACGGCAGCATGGCGGCACCTGGAGCGGCGGCGCTGGTGCAGTACGTGGTGCTGCGGGGTGACCTGGCCCGGCCGCCGCTGTCGTGGCCGCTGGGCGCGGTGGTGGCACAGGCCTGTCACGCCGCGCTGGCCGCGGTGCATACGCACCGCCAGCACCCGGACACTGGCGCCTACCTGGAGCTGGGCGGCGCCATGCGCAGCGTGGTGCTGGAGGTGCGCGGGGCATGCCGGGAGCGGCGCGCTCAGGGCGGGGCGGCGGCCATGTtgggcgggagcggcggggccctgaggggccggggggctgAGCAGGCggaaaaaatgatttaaaaaagcGCGTGTTTTGGGAGTTTTCCGACCCCTGCTGGCTCACAGCCCTTCCAGGGGCTGGTGGCGCAGCAAGAATAAAACGCCTTTTGAATAAGATGTGGAGTACAGAGACTGCCCGCCTTAATCTCTGCGTGTGCGCAGGTGGCCCTGCGCCCGGCCTGGCCACCGCCCTCAGCACAACCGGAATTTCTTCGCTTCTGTCCGGGCACCAACGCCCCTTGCAGCCCTCCCCTCACtgtctgccctggggaggccgcgtctggaatattgtgtccggctctgggcccctcggttccagcaggacagggaactgctggagagagtccagcgcagccacgaagatgctgcagggagtggagcatctcccgtgtgaggaaaggctgaggagctggggctctgagctggagaagaggagactgaggggtgacctcattcatgtttataaatatataaagggtgggtgtcaggaggatggagccaggctgttcttggtgacaaccagtgataggacaaggggcaatgggtgcaaactggaacacaggaggttccacttaaatatgagaagaaacttcttcccggtgagggtgctagagcctggcccaggctgcccggggaggttgtggagtctccttctctgcagacattccaacccgcctggacaccttcctgtgtaacctcatctgtgttcctgctccggcggggggattgggctggatgagctttcgaggtcccttccaatccctgacattctgtgattctgtgactttatCCCCCAGGCTCCGGATGAGGCGGCGCTGGTGGCACTGGCAGAGACCTTGAAGCAGCACGACATCGACCATGAAGTGTGGACTGAGCAGCCCGAGGACGTGGCCACTTGCCTGGCGCTGCGGCCCTACCCCAAGGAGCGGGTGCACCAGCACCTGAAGAAATTTAAATTGCTCAAGTGACCGTGACCGGGCAGCTGCTTCTCATAgggagaaggggctgggggaggctgcCGTGTGCTGGGAGCACCGGGCTAAGAGCAGCAGGATCAGAGAATcgttttgggtggaaaagaccttcaagatcgagtccaaccattaacctcacaCTTGCACTGcaccgtgtccctgagaacctcatctccgtctgtccaacccctccagggatggtgactccagcactgccctgggcagcctgttccaatgccccacagcccttcggggaagaaattgttccccagatccaacctcagcctcccctggcgcaacttgaggccgtttcctctggtcctggcgcttgttcctggggagcagagcccgaccccccctggctccaagctcctttcaggcaggtcagagatcagaaggtctcccctcagctcctgttctccagctgaacccccagctccctcagccgctcccatcacccttgtgctcctgccccttccccagctccgttcccttcttTCAACTCATGTTACATGGTGTGAAACGGGCTCGTTGTGGGGAAGATTAAACGTTATTCtgtgcagaaagcagctgcGTGTTGTATTAATCTGCCGTCCCCTCACTGCCAGCGCAGGCaaattttttcccttctgctgcaCTTGAAAATATCGCGGGTGCGTTTTAGGGGCGTCTCTCCCACCTCCACCCCCTGCTCCATCATGCTGGGGTCACTTTTTCCAGGGAGCCCGGTTTGTCTGTGACTTTATTTGTGCGGAGCCGTGCGAACAGCAGACGGCAGCATCGGGACTCGCTGCGGAGCTCCTGCCTCctttacagtaaaaatgtttgaagcaaaatcactttaaattaaaaaaaaatgcattgtcaGCGACAAGCGCGCATGTCCCACCTCTCCTCGTCCTGCTCGTGCTGTTAATTCCGCTGCcacccccccaaatttccccttttccaggtgaaaacaaaacagctctttGTGGCCGTGAATTTGGGCCATCGGCACAGAAACAACCAAATGTTCGCTGGCAACTCGggtcctttttttctcttttttttggtcatctTTAACTCTTGCAAATGTCAATCAACAAAGCTACACATTTTTTCCACGCACCAGTGCGATTTTTAgagaagaggggggaaaaaatccccCATAGCCGCCCTCTGCCCCCCATAAAGTCAGCAGTGAATATTAAAAGCGACCCGcagcttaaaagaaaacaaatttatacGGAGCTCAGAGCTATTTACAGTGACAGGCTtgaggggtaaaaaaaaataagctatcTCCCAACAGAGAattcaattattattattattttattattattattttaaatagtttaagCTACCTCAGCTGTTAAACACAATCAAAGCAGAAAGAACCGActgcttaattttatttaatatttaatcagaaaattTTATCTACAATAATTGACAGAGCCCTCCCCCCGTCCTTCCCCCTAAAAATTATTGCAGTTTTTCCCCcaaactgttgtttttttgtatcactttttttttaatgtctttttagattttttttcctactgctgTTGTCATATACACATTGTAGCCCCCCCTCCCCGTTTCGTTCGGAGGCCTGAAACCAGcataaaacatggaaaaaatgctGGGTCAAAatactctgttttttctttttctttttttttttctttaaaaccaacAAACTCACGATTGCTAGAAAAAGCTGATTGTACGCACAAGCGGGCGGGGGCGGAGGGGAGAgaaggggtttgtttgtttgtttgtttgtttgttgttgaaGCGTGAATTAAAAAAACGGCTTTTTCCCGCAGAAATCCAGCGCCGATCCCCTTCCGTGCCCCGAGACGTGATCAGTGACAGATCCAGCTGAAACTGAGagtttttttgtcttcttcctcctcctcctgccgccgccgcgctcctcCAGCTGGGAAACCTTCCTCCGGGTTGAGAAGCCAGCGACGTGatttacaaaaataagaatCATCTGTGATTTTGGCTCGAGAAACCGACCGTCCTGCCTCGGCGCTTCGCCGACATCCAacgcttttaaaaaaaaaaaaaggggaaaaaaaggaaaaaggaaaagggggaaaatggggaaaaagggaagaaaggggggggaaagggaaaagtgGAGGAAAGTAGGAGGGAAAAGGaataaagggggaaaaggggaaaaggaaggaaaaaagaaggagaagggggaaggaaaagtaagaaaaggaaaataagggggggaagaaaaaagaggagaaggaaggaaggaagaaaaaagagggaaaagggggaaggaataaataagaaaaggaaaataaggggaaaaaagaaaaaaggggggaaaggaggggagaaaggaaggaaaatggaaaaaaagggaaaggggaaaagggggaaggaaaaataggaaaaggaaataagagaaaaaaggaaggaaaagaaaacagagggaaaggggaaaagggggaaggaaaaatagaaaaaggaaagaaagggggaagtGAGggggaaataggaaaaaaggggaaaaggtgggggaagaaaaaagggggaaaagggaaaaaaggaggaaaaacaggggaaaagagaaaaaaaggaggaaaaaagaggaaaggggatcaaaagaggaaaagggaaaaaaggaaaaaaagaaagaaaagggaaaaaaaaaaggggaaaaaacccaaccctccCCCCCAAtcaaccaaaaagaaaaaaaagaccccTTTTTGCTCCAAACACTACGAGCTGAAGAATGGCTGCGGGTTGAGATAtcaaaaatctcagaaaaatatataatatatatatatttatatatctctGTACGTCTTCTTATTTAAATTTCACATTCCTcgaaaaaaagaaaccaaaaaaaaaaaaaaagaaaaaaaaagaaaaaagcgaTTTATTCAGTCAGTAGCTGCTGAAGGAGACTCTTCTGCtggcccggcggcgggggcggcggcccggcggcgTTTTTCGGGGTGCCCAGAGGAGCCGGCGGATTGAGGTAGGGATCTCCTACCAAATTCACTGTACACTGCACGTCGGCAAAGACCTGAACCTGTTGTACCTGCTGGgacacaaaaaaaataagagggGATTTtagcggggccggggcaggggccggcggcggcggagctGGGAACTACGTGAAGCGTGAACTCACTAGAGAACTTCCTCTAGTCTGGAGCCACCCCAGAGAAGAACTCTTCTGTCTTCTTGTCCTATAAAAAGAAAACCGCTGCAACTCATTCGGCTCGGgtccaaaaattaaaaaaaaaaaaaaaattaaaaaaatgaggtttttttggggaaaaaaaaagccccaagcCTGGCATCCCCTGGGGGAAGGTGGTTTGTGGGGTGGCTGCGGTGGTGAGCGAGGTCCAGCGCGGCTGTTTGGTGGAAATTCAAAAAGAGTTTTGGTGCGTCGGCGGTGCtgccggcgcggccccgcgggctCTGCGGAGCGGGGAAGGGGCCGGCGACGCCGCGGCGAAGCCGGGGACGAAGCGGTGGCATCATCGGCGCTGCGCAGAGGGACGGGGGCAGACGCCGTCCCCACGGCCTCCCCCGGCCAAATTTCCTCGCCGGTGACAGCCCCACGGTGACACAGGGGCCACCGGTGACGGCCAAGCCTAGGAAAGAAACCCTCCCGGGTGACGGTGAGCCGGGGCGAGGGGTGTTTAGCACCAACTCtcgtttatttttgttttccagctcgGCTGCGGTGTCACCCCGCTCTTCCACGCCGGTGAAAACGGTGACGGCAGCGGCGCGAGTTTGGATGCAAAGAGGGTTTGTGAGTGGCACCGACGTCCCCACGGGCCGGCTGTCACCCAACGCCGGTGGCTTCAGCCTGACCCTGCTGTGCGGGGCCAGCTCCGGTGGAAACCCCGGTACGGCCGGGGACGTTCAGCCTTTTCGGGGGGGGATTTTAAACTCCTGGGGGTACCTGAGATGTGCTTAGCAGTTTCTTACTGACCTGCGCCCCATCTCCTTCCGTTTTCAAAAGGTCAGTGGAGGAAAGCTGGTTGCAGTAAAGGCCTGAGGGTCTCAGCGCCGCGTCATTTACCtggcaaaagcaaaatcaaggCTCAGCCAGGGCTCCTGGATGTTGGAGGGACAATCGCTACCTTCCTGAGCTCAgtttttgggggatttggggaggagagggggtgACTGTGCTGCCAGCACCCTCCCTGCACCGTGagctgcagggttttggggggaccCTAGGGAGCAGCTGGGACCTTGTTCAGCTGTCTCCCCACCCCCTGCAGCTTcgcctggggctgctgctggccctgggggTGTCTCACCCCACCAGGGAGCATGAAATGTCACCCAGCTCGCTCCCTCATCGCCGAGCCCTGTGGCTTCTCCCCGGGGAGGCTGTGAGCCCTGGCCCGCAATGCTCCTGCACCAAACCAACGAGGCAAGTGTGTCCTCCAGGAGCTTCACGGCACTGAGACAAACCCCGGCAGCTAAAAAAGCTGGAGGCATCTTGATCTGGCCAGGGAGGATCTCCTGGAAAGGTCCGTATCCAACCGTTCCCATTCTCCATTTCCCATTCCCATTCACAGCTCCCCGGGGACACGTGGCTACAAATGGACCCACCATGAGGGCTGGAAGTTCTGGAGATGCTCAGcacatccctgcaccccccaagGACACATGGGACACCCCAGAGCACCATGCGGAGGCGGCTGGACCGTTGCCGCGTCCCCCTTTGGGCACTGGTACCCCCAGGGCCAGAGAAGGGGACACCGGAGCTGGTGACCGTCCCAGGAGCAGGGACTGACCTGCTCCGAGCACATGGAATTCATCCCGGGCATCTGCAGCGAGTTCATCTGCATCTGTCCGGCCATGGGGTTCATGTTCTGGACGTTGGTGTTTCCTCCTGCCATGGAGACAGTGATGCTCATGTTGTTGTACATGCCCTGCTGAGCGGGTGCCGGCTGGTTCTGTCCTGCTTGGCCGAAAACgctgggaaagaggaaaaaaaaacgtTACTCGGGTGTCCGCAGCAGGTGCTGACaggtccctggggacagcgggagGGACAGGAGGAAAGGAGGTGGCTCTCGGTGTGATGGGGTAGAGCAGGAGAACCTCCAGTGCCGAGAGAGGGATCGTTACGGGGCTTTGGGCTGGATTAAGGGCCAGTCAGATGCAAAGCCCTGGTCCGTGTGACACCGAGCTGTCCCCTTCATGTCCTTCCAGTGTCCTCCTCGACACCCGACCGTCCCCACTCTGCTCCAGGCAGGAAGACAACTCTCCATCGCCAGGTGAGGTGAAGGATCCCACCTCATCCCACCCAGTTACCTGCTCCACGCTGCTTGAGCAAGACGGGTCAGCTGAGCTACCTGCACACACCCAAGGCATCCCCCAGGTGAgctttttggtttatttttccccatttctgaaCATCAGAAGCTCAAA
This window encodes:
- the PTRHD1 gene encoding putative peptidyl-tRNA hydrolase PTRHD1, whose product is MAAPGAAALVQYVVLRGDLARPPLSWPLGAVVAQACHAALAAVHTHRQHPDTGAYLELGGAMRSVVLEAPDEAALVALAETLKQHDIDHEVWTEQPEDVATCLALRPYPKERVHQHLKKFKLLK
- the CENPO gene encoding centromere protein O codes for the protein MEEGKAHSLGGVFAHLEMLEARAREAAMKQAAAEQRKEQLARLEARVQELRQQRDELRAKVELQEQGQLGKRGAMSDPAQHSAQAVLEWKIRKVKSTLQVFYLTGISGKLTKQGVCFCISTAYEGTYLDSYHLDLLTEPQVRIHHHSIPIFIPLEQIAKKYLQTDIRRFLSVLSDHLNAYVGRRYQADQLQEHFSDQIEGTMQRNSLCNLLVFNYNPSSKSETFPFNARLLYGDLCCSLPTEVIVSSASDAPAALAETAAAHSDLFRRLALHKAFGSFGSTGKRLDGAQ